The Ectothiorhodospiraceae bacterium 2226 region CGCAGCCTGCGGGCGCAGTGCCTGAGCTACCTGGTGGCGCGCGGCGGGCGCGACGGGGTGACGCTGGCCTGGCGCCAGTTCCGTGAGGCGGACAACATGACCGACAGCCTAGCGGCGCTCGCGCAGCTGGTGCATACCGAGGCCCCCGAGCGTGACCAGGCGCTGGCGGCGTTCTATGCGCGTTGGCAGGACGACAGCCTGGTGCTGGACAAGTGGTTTGCACTGCAGGCGGGCTCCGAGCGGCCGGACACGCTTGCGCAGGTACGCGCGCTACTCGAACATCCGGCCTTCAGCCTGCGCAATCCCAACAAGGTGCGCGCCCTGATCGGCACCTTCTGCCATCGCAACCCGCTGCGCTTCCACGACGTGTCGGGCGAAGGGTATGCCTTCCTGCGCGAGCAGGTGCTGCAGCTTGCGCCGCGCAATCCCCAGGTGGCCGCGCGCCTGGTGAGCGCGTTCAACCAATGGCGGCACTACGACGCGCCGCGCCAAGCCCTGATGCGCGCCGAGTTGGAGCGTATCCTCAGTGCGCCGGCGCTGCCCAAGGATGTGCATGAAATCGCCGGCAAGGCGCTGGGGAACGGGGCCGGAGACGCCGGGGCCGGTTCAAGTTCTTGACGCTTACGCACAACGGGCGCGGCGCCGCGCAGGCGCCGACGCGGAATTCCGTCACTTAGCGTTGCGTTCCGCGTGGAATTGTATAAGTTATTGATTTATAAAAATCCGCACCGCTGACTATTTTTTAGACAGCGCCGCACCGGGCGCGGGCCGACAGGAGCTTGCGGCGACTGGACCCAGTTCTTCCACACAGTTATCCACAGTTTTTGTGGATAAGCATCTACTTCTGCTCCGCCCGTTTGGACACGGCTTCGTCGGGCGCGTCGGCCCGCAGCTCGCGCTCAAAGGCGACCAGCTGGCGCGCCGCCTTGACGGACTGGTCGAGCAGGCGGCGAATGGCGCTCAGTTCATCGAGCTGGGCCACCATGAGGCGCAGGTGCACGCGACCGCCGGCGCCCTCGCGCAGCACCGCCGCCTTGAGTTGCTGGTACTGCTCCAGAACCGGGTGTTCGTCCAGGCCCGCGTCCGGCTCGCGCTCGAGCCGCGCACACGCCTCCACCAGCTGCACGGCCTGGTCACGCCACTCGGCCAGCGCCCGGCGTAGTTCGGGTGGCAGCGGTGCGCCCCCGGCCTGCTGGCGCGCGCCCAGCGCGTCGAGGGCGGCGCGCGCGGCGTTCAGGTGATACCGGCTGATGCGCAAGGCAAGCGGCAGCGCCTCCTGCAGCCGCGTCGGCAGATTGGCGCTCCGCACTCCTAGCGTGAAATCCCCAACCGCAGTGACCAACTCCTCGAGGGCGCGCATATCGCGCCCGGTCGATTCGTCGCCGCTGCGTTCCGCCCGGAGGGTCGCCAGCGTGATGCGCCGGGCGAGGTCGCCCACGCGGCGCAGTTCCTGGCCCAGGGCCTCCATCGCGAGCGCTGGGGTCTCGGTCAAGGTGTGATCGAGGTAGCGCGGTCGCGCCTCGTCCTCCTCCGCCGCACGGAAGCGTTGCTCCAGAAAGGTGACCAGGCGCGGTGTGAGCGGCCACATCACCGACACGCCGAGCAGCTTGATCAGGGTGTGGAACACCGCGAGCGAGATCACCGACCCGGCGCCGGCACCCAGCCCTTGCGCGAGGGCGTCGGCCAGCCCCAGGAGCAGCGGCAGGAGCAGCAGCGCGAGCGTGCCGCCCACCACGTTGAACAGCACGTGGGCGCTGGCGGCGCGGCGCGCGTTGGAGGTCGCGCCGATGGCGGCGAAGGCGGCCGTGGAGGTGGTGCCGAGGTCGGCGCCGATGATCACCGCGGCGGCGGCGGGCGTGGAGATCAGGCCGCCGGCGGCCGCCGTGAGCGTGATGGCCAGGGTGGCGCTGGACGACTGGGTGCTGAGGGTGATCAGGAAGCCCGCCGCCACGAAAGCGAGCAGCTGCAACGGCCCGGCGGCCGTCCAACCCTCGAGCGGGATCTCCGTCGCGCCGAAGGCGTTCTTGAGTACCTCGATGCCGAGCAGAAACACGCCCAGCCCCGCGATCGCCTCCCCCAACGCGCCGGTGCGCGGTTGCCCACCGGCCACGCGCAGCAGCATGCCGAGGGCGATGGCGGGCATCGCGAGCAACTGCAGGTCCAGCCTCACCCCCGCCGAGGCCACGATCCAACTGGTCACCGTGGTGCCGACGTTGGCGCCGTAGATCACGCCCACCGCCTGCAACAAACTCATGAGACCGGCGTTCACAAAGCCGATGGTGGCGAAGATGACCGCGCTCGAGGACTGCACCAGCGCCGTGAACAGGGCGCCGGTGGCCAGCCCGCGCAGCGGCCGCGAGGTGGAGCGGGCCAGGATGGTGCGCAGCGCCGGGCCGGCCGCGACCTGCAGCCCGCCCGTCATCAGTTTCATGCCCAACAGGAACAGGCCCAGCCCTCCGGCGAACTGGACCAAGCCCCATATGCTCATGCTAGCTCCTTGTTAATGCGCGGGTTGCGCCCGTGCGCGCGGGCCATGCCCGGACGTACGTCGCCGGCCGGCACAGTGTACGCTGACCAGGCGCCCGCAGGCTGACGCGTCCCCGCGACCATCGGCCAGACGGCGGGGCGATGCGGCGCTCGTGCTCTTCGTTGTGCCCGCTCTGAAAGGTGCAGAATGGACTTGTTCATGCCGCGCTGCGGCCTGGGCTCCGCCTTCGGTAAGCGGAGCAGCCGTTGGTCGAGGACCGACAGCGCCCCTCGCCACGGTCGCTGCGCGTGGTCCGCGCGGTCCGGCATGGATTTTCAGACCTTATACCAGCCTTGGAGGCCCGATGGCTTACTTCGACAAGCGCTACCATGCACCGGGCACCGCGCCCGGGACGCTCGATACGCCGGCGGGCTCGGCCTACTTCACTTTGCACCTCACCGACTACAGCGCCGAGCGCTTCGAGGAGCAGCACGACGTGCCGATGGAGGCCGCACGGGCCTACCTCGCCCACGATACGGTGACCTGGGTCCACGTGCAGGGCACGCCGGACGCCGAACTGCTCACGCAGCTCGGGGAATTGTTCGATCTGCACCCGCTGGCCTTGGAGGATGTGCGCAACAGCGGCCAGCGCGCCAAGGCCGAGGTGAACGGCGACCAGGTGTTCGTGATCCTCAACCAGCCTCTGCCGACCGGGGCGGGGATGGGCGCGGCGCAGCTCAGCCTGTTCATGGGCGCCGGCTACGTGGTCAGTTTCCACAACGGGCCCGAGGATCCCTTCGAGCCGGTGCGCAAACGCCTGCGCGCCAGCGGCGGGCGGTTTCGTGCCCGCGGCGCGGATTACCTGCTCTACGCGCTGCTCGACCTGATCATCGACCAGGGCTTTCCCTTGCTGGAGGCGTACGGCGAGCGGCTTGACGCCCTGGAGGATGAACTGCTCGAGCAGCCGAGCGTCTCCTGTCTCGGCGAGCTGCACGCCGTGCGCCGCGACCTGTTGGCCTTGCGGCGGATCTATTGGCCGCAGCGCGAGGTGCTGATCGCGCTGCTGCGAGAGGAGGTGCCGGCCTTCGGTGAGGCCGTGGACCCCTACCTGCGCGATTGCCAGGATCACCTGCTGCAGATCATGGAGTGGATCGACGCCTACCGCGAGGTCGCCGCCGGGCTGCTCGAGCTGTACCTCTCGAGCGCGAGCCATCGCTCCTCGGAGAGCCTGCGCTGGTTGACCATCATCGCGACGCTGTTCATACCGCCTACATTTATCGTGGGCCTGTACGGGATGAACTTCG contains the following coding sequences:
- the corA gene encoding magnesium/cobalt transporter CorA — protein: MAYFDKRYHAPGTAPGTLDTPAGSAYFTLHLTDYSAERFEEQHDVPMEAARAYLAHDTVTWVHVQGTPDAELLTQLGELFDLHPLALEDVRNSGQRAKAEVNGDQVFVILNQPLPTGAGMGAAQLSLFMGAGYVVSFHNGPEDPFEPVRKRLRASGGRFRARGADYLLYALLDLIIDQGFPLLEAYGERLDALEDELLEQPSVSCLGELHAVRRDLLALRRIYWPQREVLIALLREEVPAFGEAVDPYLRDCQDHLLQIMEWIDAYREVAAGLLELYLSSASHRSSESLRWLTIIATLFIPPTFIVGLYGMNFDPAVSPWNMPELQAYFGYPAVLLFIASVFGVMLWLFRRKKWF
- a CDS encoding Na/Pi cotransporter family protein; amino-acid sequence: MSIWGLVQFAGGLGLFLLGMKLMTGGLQVAAGPALRTILARSTSRPLRGLATGALFTALVQSSSAVIFATIGFVNAGLMSLLQAVGVIYGANVGTTVTSWIVASAGVRLDLQLLAMPAIALGMLLRVAGGQPRTGALGEAIAGLGVFLLGIEVLKNAFGATEIPLEGWTAAGPLQLLAFVAAGFLITLSTQSSSATLAITLTAAAGGLISTPAAAAVIIGADLGTTSTAAFAAIGATSNARRAASAHVLFNVVGGTLALLLLPLLLGLADALAQGLGAGAGSVISLAVFHTLIKLLGVSVMWPLTPRLVTFLEQRFRAAEEDEARPRYLDHTLTETPALAMEALGQELRRVGDLARRITLATLRAERSGDESTGRDMRALEELVTAVGDFTLGVRSANLPTRLQEALPLALRISRYHLNAARAALDALGARQQAGGAPLPPELRRALAEWRDQAVQLVEACARLEREPDAGLDEHPVLEQYQQLKAAVLREGAGGRVHLRLMVAQLDELSAIRRLLDQSVKAARQLVAFERELRADAPDEAVSKRAEQK